The window AACAGTCTTGTAGCAGAGAAACAGACCTCTACCATTCGATTAGGTCAGTAGTCACGAAGCCATGTTCTACCCTGCTTCATTTATGTTCTTACAGTTATTCTGTAGCAGAGTTTAAGGTGCAACTGAAATTATAAGAAACAAGCTTTAGCCTTATCTGAACAGGGAGTTTTTACTAATGTTGTTTACACCAAGAAACTTAAGCACTTAAGATTTTTCATACTAATTATTATGAATTTAAAATGTACATACTTGCTTTTGTCATCACTGCTGTCCTCAATCTTCCTCTTCTGACTTTTGCCAGGGGCAGGGTCAACCTCTTTAGCTATCTGGGCCAGTTGGATTTTCTTGAAGTCTTCCTGTGTGAGGAGGCGACTAGCACTGACAAGTGCTGCTTTTGCTTTGCGTGCTTCTGTGGGCATGGTCTTCACCTTCTCCACCTTTTGAAACACAGCCCATTAAGGAATTCATTTCCTAGTAAATATcatctaaccagaaatgtatttaaccaatgagaaaacaacccaaacaaAACCTACTTTCTTTCCTCTCAGAAGTGAGCAACCAATAATGGTTTTAACTACTGAGTCACTCCATTATAATTCACCATTCCTGCGGTCTCTGCACATTCTTTCAAATTTTGTTCAAGGCTTGAGCCACATAAGCAGGCAGTTAACAATCACTCACATTGCTGTGGGAGAAGTTGTACAGCAGATTTTCCCTTGGCAACCACAAGTCCCTGAGGCATTGGACTTGGCTTTACCTTTGATATTTCTGGGGATTTACAGTCTGTTCCTTTGCTCATATTAATTCTCTGAATGTGTTTCCACataatttcttgtgtttttttgcaTAAGGAAACTTTTTCTTACCTCTGGCATTTCTGCCTTCATTATTTTGTCAGTGACCAAAAAAAAGTCATTCTTACGATCTCACTGGAACAGACTGGATGTCCCATTATATATTGAACATAATATTACAGGCACATTTTAAACCTGATCGATATACATCACCAGAAACCGCTGAAAACATATGAATAACTCACAAGTTGGGGGAAGAGGGAAatagaaatgtaaaaaaaatttgCACAGCAGAGCGTGTTTAGAGAACATTTTGCGGCAAGGGAGTGTGGTGGTGGGCAGATGCTGACAGACTACCTTGTTATTACAGTGATTTCATGTGGAAACCCCAACCCAAATATAAACTTGGGAATTCACCAGATGTGGGCATTGCTTGGTTACAATGCCAAACCCTCACAAGAATCACAATACCTCTTCAAAGAAAAAGTGCCAGTCATTGATGGCTCACTAATTACTGGTTCCAGGGGGAAATCTTTTGTCTTCCTCTAGTCCGGACTTTCTGTGACTCCACGTCCACACCAGTGTGTCCACTGTTAGCTCCCTGCAGGCATGACCCAGCAAGATACTGGTTCAAAAGAAAAACTGGCTGCTGTGGCAGCATCTCTGCTCTTCAGACAGCAAAAGTTCCATCAAGACCAAGGAACAGCACCATATCCCCAAGGGTACATGGGGAAGGGTAATAGTAGTCTCTGCTATTAATAAACATTAAATTTAAAAATGCTCCAATGCCACATCGTTGATTCCAAATACCAAATATGTTAATGAGGAAAGCTTCAGACTTACCAACTCTTTCTGCTGTTCTTCATCTGAAGAGTGATGAACATCAATCCAACCTTCATCATCTTCATCCTCATCGATACTCGTACTCTCCCATCCATCTGGAATTAGCAGATGTTTCACATCTTAATTGACAAGGCTACCACTGGCAACACATCAATTGTGAAGAAAGTTCCAGCAATGAAGTAAAATGGCTAAAATAAAGCATCTTCTTTATTTAACAATGCACGGCACAGCTGATCAATTGGAAGGGTTTGGTTTTTCTTGGTGGGTCTTAAGAATGGAGATGAACATTTATGGCATTGAAAGATAACATTGACCAGAAATCATAATACAACACCTGGTCCAAGTAAAAACGATATTTATTATGGGAAAAATCAGGAAGCTTGACCACATGAGGAAACAGACACAGACTCCATGATCTCCACTCCTCTCCAACTCACTGCCATTTAATCATAACCATCTATTCCCATCAATCCTCTCCCCATCACACAAGATTGAT of the Mobula birostris isolate sMobBir1 chromosome 3, sMobBir1.hap1, whole genome shotgun sequence genome contains:
- the LOC140195188 gene encoding protein SDA1 homolog isoform X3 gives rise to the protein MKAEMPEVEKVKTMPTEARKAKAALVSASRLLTQEDFKKIQLAQIAKEVDPAPGKSQKRKIEDSSDDKSKGELLSLRDIERLHKKPKSDKETRLATAMLTYNRQNTLTAVNGNDLYISLAFSPWSNGG